Proteins from a single region of Campylobacter sp. RM16704:
- a CDS encoding phosphatidylserine decarboxylase-related protein — protein MKTNFIAKAGWNLLILLAIVFVIVQIIWGFSWLLWCIFILFVCLFRTSNVDYIADSNTIIAPIEGKIKCIKTSSYKELGECIEIQIINNIFSQGNIIAPLAMDIEETRVRHGLFLCPFMKNTNLMSERVLFLARSKDKQWALRVIFGALNRKNHIYDFGHHLNHGQNLGFMFDGSVSLLLPKDTRICVNENDKVRVGALIGYLNP, from the coding sequence ATGAAAACAAATTTTATTGCAAAAGCTGGCTGGAATTTACTCATACTTCTAGCTATAGTTTTTGTAATAGTTCAAATTATATGGGGATTTTCTTGGCTTTTGTGGTGTATTTTTATACTTTTTGTTTGTCTTTTTAGAACTAGCAATGTTGATTATATTGCAGATTCGAATACTATTATAGCTCCCATAGAAGGAAAAATTAAATGCATTAAAACAAGCTCGTATAAAGAGCTTGGAGAATGCATAGAAATACAAATTATTAATAATATTTTTTCTCAAGGAAATATTATAGCACCTTTAGCTATGGATATAGAAGAAACCAGAGTAAGACATGGACTTTTTTTATGCCCTTTTATGAAAAATACAAATTTAATGAGTGAAAGAGTATTATTTTTAGCTCGCTCAAAAGACAAACAATGGGCTTTGCGTGTGATTTTTGGAGCCTTAAATAGAAAAAATCATATATATGATTTTGGACACCATTTAAATCATGGACAAAATCTAGGTTTTATGTTTGATGGTAGTGTAAGCTTGTTGCTTCCAAAAGATACTAGAATTTGTGTTAATGAAAACGATAAGGTTCGCGTTGGTGCATTGATAGGGTACTTAAATCCATGA
- the pssA gene encoding CDP-diacylglycerol--serine O-phosphatidyltransferase — MNFKLIYILPNLFTAASIFLGIISVIASINQNFDKALIYIILSLICDGLDGRVARATNSTSKFGVEFDSLADLIAFGVAPAILFYMSIGYEYGRFGSLIAGLFVVFGAIRLARFNVTTGTYEPSVFIGLPIPTAAVVSALWVSAYLYYDFLHDYSLFILCIQILLAFLMVSNIRYPSFKKIDLKRANVLKVLILLVILFSMLYLYFLESALIVASLYVCYGIIRSFFTLMRKFKKD; from the coding sequence ATGAATTTTAAGCTAATTTATATTTTGCCAAATCTTTTTACCGCTGCTTCAATATTTTTAGGAATTATTTCAGTAATTGCTTCCATAAATCAAAACTTTGATAAAGCCTTGATTTATATCATTTTATCATTAATCTGTGATGGTCTAGATGGTCGTGTGGCAAGAGCTACTAATTCTACTTCTAAATTTGGAGTTGAGTTTGACTCACTAGCTGATTTAATAGCCTTTGGTGTTGCACCTGCCATACTTTTTTATATGAGTATAGGCTATGAGTATGGTCGCTTTGGTTCTTTAATAGCGGGTTTGTTTGTTGTTTTTGGTGCTATACGCTTAGCAAGATTTAATGTTACTACAGGCACTTATGAACCTTCTGTTTTTATAGGGCTTCCTATACCAACAGCTGCAGTTGTAAGTGCTTTATGGGTAAGTGCTTATTTGTATTATGATTTTTTACATGATTATTCTTTATTTATCTTATGCATACAAATACTTTTAGCTTTTTTAATGGTAAGCAATATAAGATATCCAAGCTTTAAAAAGATTGATCTAAAAAGAGCAAATGTTTTAAAAGTATTAATTCTTTTAGTGATTTTGTTTTCTATGCTTTATTTATATTTTTTAGAAAGTGCTTTAATTGTTGCTAGTTTATATGTATGCTATGGAATAATACGTAGTTTTTTTACTTTGATGCGTAAATTTAAAAAAGATTAG
- a CDS encoding membrane protein, translating into MNKNKFFRQIHIYISLFFLPLAFLYALTGFAYIAGFDGESGAKIQNYKVQAVIQKGAEAEFLIDFLNKNSLKLPSSLEPKLNKKGNGIELGTISYTASIIKIDENNYEIITKERSLLGNMILLHKDKGMWYFSVLGLAFALAMIVLYISGLLITLIAIRKDRGKQIVVLGIGFVITLFIAYLSV; encoded by the coding sequence ATGAATAAAAATAAATTTTTTAGACAAATTCATATTTATATTAGTTTGTTTTTTTTGCCACTAGCATTTTTATATGCACTTACAGGTTTTGCGTATATAGCCGGTTTTGATGGAGAAAGTGGAGCCAAAATTCAAAACTATAAAGTTCAAGCTGTTATCCAAAAAGGAGCTGAAGCTGAATTTTTAATTGATTTTTTAAATAAAAATAGTTTAAAGCTTCCTTCTTCTTTGGAACCAAAGCTTAACAAAAAAGGCAACGGCATAGAACTTGGTACCATAAGCTACACTGCAAGTATTATTAAAATAGATGAAAATAATTATGAAATTATCACAAAAGAAAGAAGCTTACTTGGAAATATGATTTTACTACATAAAGATAAAGGTATGTGGTATTTTTCTGTACTTGGATTGGCTTTTGCACTTGCTATGATAGTGCTTTATATATCAGGATTATTAATTACTCTTATAGCTATACGAAAAGACAGGGGTAAGCAGATAGTGGTATTAGGAATAGGCTTTGTAATAACCCTATTTATTGCCTATCTTAGCGTTTAA
- a CDS encoding Y-family DNA polymerase — MQFYASIDLKSFYASAECVLRNLDPLTTNLIVADESRTDKTIILAVSPALKTYNIPGRLRLFEFKQKIHSINQERLKQAQKHHFKAKSFDTLELKNDLNLKLDYIITKPRMATYIEFSAKIYSIYLKYFDAKDIHIYSIDEVFIDLSSYLDKYKLSAYELLTKVLLDILHTSKITATAGIGTNLYLAKIAMDILAKRQKVDENGLLIAFLDEKLYRYKMWHHKPLKDFWRIGKGIALKLANLNIHTMGDLARFSLKHEDLLYKYFGVNAELLIDHAWGVETCTMKDIKNYKTQNHSKIMAKVLPFAYNNTQAKNVLKELVDHLVLELIQYEFKTNHITLDIQYDKSNLENSNLLNPYKGTIIKDSYGRYIPKNAHGSINLENFTNSLKIINDKALELFYKISDKNLSIRKISLSLNNITNNPQENYQELNLFSDFNAILQEKNQLAKEEKLQKTRLQIIQKFGKKAILKASSLDDETKEISSLIGGHNA, encoded by the coding sequence ATGCAATTTTATGCTTCTATTGATTTGAAATCTTTTTATGCTTCAGCTGAGTGTGTTTTAAGAAATTTAGATCCTTTAACAACTAATCTTATTGTAGCAGATGAATCAAGAACGGATAAAACTATCATACTAGCAGTTTCACCTGCACTAAAAACTTATAACATACCCGGCAGATTAAGACTTTTTGAGTTTAAACAAAAAATCCATTCAATCAACCAAGAAAGACTAAAACAAGCTCAAAAACACCACTTTAAAGCTAAAAGTTTTGACACATTGGAACTTAAAAATGATTTAAATTTAAAACTAGATTACATCATAACTAAACCTAGAATGGCAACTTATATAGAATTTAGTGCAAAAATATATAGTATTTATTTAAAATACTTTGACGCTAAAGATATTCATATATATTCTATTGATGAAGTTTTTATTGATCTTAGCTCTTATCTTGATAAATATAAGCTTTCAGCTTATGAGCTACTTACTAAGGTTTTGCTTGATATTTTACATACTAGCAAAATCACAGCAACAGCTGGAATAGGAACAAATTTGTATTTAGCAAAAATTGCTATGGATATACTTGCCAAAAGACAAAAAGTAGATGAAAATGGTTTACTTATAGCCTTTTTAGATGAGAAACTATATAGATATAAAATGTGGCATCATAAGCCTTTAAAAGATTTTTGGCGTATAGGTAAAGGTATTGCATTAAAACTTGCAAATTTAAATATTCATACTATGGGAGATCTTGCAAGATTTTCTTTAAAACATGAAGATTTGCTTTACAAGTATTTTGGTGTAAATGCTGAACTTTTAATTGATCATGCATGGGGTGTTGAAACTTGCACAATGAAAGATATTAAAAACTATAAAACGCAAAATCATTCTAAAATTATGGCTAAGGTTTTACCTTTTGCTTACAATAATACTCAAGCAAAAAATGTTTTAAAAGAACTTGTTGATCATCTAGTACTTGAGCTAATACAATATGAGTTTAAAACAAACCATATCACACTAGATATACAATATGATAAAAGCAATTTAGAAAATTCGAATCTTTTAAATCCTTATAAAGGAACTATTATTAAAGATAGCTATGGCAGATACATACCTAAAAATGCTCACGGAAGTATAAATTTAGAAAATTTCACAAATTCTTTAAAAATAATCAATGATAAAGCCTTAGAACTTTTTTACAAAATCAGTGATAAAAATTTAAGTATTAGAAAAATCAGCCTAAGTTTAAATAACATCACAAATAACCCACAAGAAAATTACCAAGAATTAAATTTATTTAGTGATTTTAATGCAATCTTACAAGAGAAAAATCAACTTGCAAAAGAAGAAAAACTCCAAAAAACAAGACTTCAAATCATTCAAAAATTTGGCAAAAAAGCCATTTTAAAAGCCTCAAGCTTAGATGATGAAACCAAAGAGATTTCTTCTTTGATAGGAGGACATAATGCATGA
- the ciaB gene encoding invasion protein CiaB has translation MNDFKQIAKIVKNRKQNINSLYNILQTNQNHPLIDRALELANLNNEKSNILAMLRRLVDLKEENLVQELEKKGLSEEEISQIKYKVFSLVRAFYEVEHQDLIDEIKNKNLLDEFYLNLVQGIHNIGVVMNSFELVWSKQILDTNNKILKEQFPNLSDALEFLKQNELYQLNQDGEICERSYGALVKIGTLWRFLPYAKAFENEVLKLEYEFDKLLEKLKNCALDDEKNAYINYIEKLKFAFCEKDNNEVVKKWQEAELAWMEVKCPLQIGHPLEYYEDSYTHAVALEWDIRLEDVSDFNGSEFKEKIKKSFAMVYANLEEDDEDLFDEVNFNLEKTQLYICMPMIFYGAELKGLFSAQVVPNDEYVSNIAGKKIFAFLNYVYENAKTKPFMKLSSMVFEKEFLDYGREILFYNEKLWKRIYEVSTIGHEFGHIFFVANDSEKKMNESGVFKNIEEFKATAGGLVNFFLHEEDDLKLPVFYELIKRAIGLIAWQRVEEVKPYYTEGLIHLSLLFKAGVLSFTNKKLSIKFDEEAYESFKDIFMQNYYKLAKHYMLKEDAKLYLDEFCVLEDEVFLPLDDECKEFVKYYYELHKLYGNEIDESGEFEKYSNAK, from the coding sequence ATGAATGATTTTAAGCAAATAGCAAAAATTGTGAAAAATAGGAAACAAAATATCAATAGTCTTTATAATATACTTCAAACCAATCAAAATCATCCTTTGATAGATAGGGCATTAGAATTAGCTAATCTTAATAATGAAAAAAGCAATATTTTGGCAATGTTGCGTCGTTTGGTGGATTTAAAAGAAGAAAATTTAGTTCAAGAGCTTGAGAAAAAAGGCTTGAGTGAAGAAGAAATTTCACAGATTAAATATAAAGTTTTTTCTTTAGTAAGAGCCTTTTATGAAGTAGAGCATCAGGATTTAATTGATGAGATTAAAAATAAAAATTTATTAGATGAGTTTTATTTAAATTTGGTTCAAGGCATACATAATATAGGCGTAGTTATGAATTCATTTGAGCTTGTTTGGAGTAAGCAAATTTTAGATACAAATAATAAAATTTTAAAAGAACAATTTCCAAATTTAAGTGATGCTTTGGAGTTTTTAAAGCAAAATGAGCTTTATCAGCTTAATCAAGATGGTGAAATTTGTGAAAGAAGTTATGGTGCTTTAGTTAAAATAGGAACTTTGTGGAGGTTTTTACCTTATGCAAAAGCTTTTGAAAATGAAGTTTTAAAACTTGAGTATGAGTTTGATAAGCTTTTAGAAAAACTAAAAAATTGTGCTTTAGATGATGAAAAGAATGCTTATATTAATTATATAGAAAAATTAAAATTTGCTTTTTGTGAAAAAGATAATAATGAAGTAGTTAAAAAATGGCAAGAAGCAGAACTTGCGTGGATGGAAGTAAAATGTCCATTACAAATTGGCCATCCTTTAGAATACTATGAAGATTCTTACACTCATGCAGTGGCACTTGAATGGGATATACGCTTAGAAGATGTGAGTGATTTTAACGGGAGCGAATTTAAAGAAAAAATCAAAAAAAGCTTTGCTATGGTGTATGCAAATTTAGAAGAAGATGATGAAGATTTGTTTGATGAAGTGAATTTTAATCTTGAAAAAACGCAGCTTTATATTTGTATGCCTATGATTTTTTATGGAGCAGAACTTAAAGGACTTTTTTCAGCTCAAGTTGTGCCAAATGATGAATATGTAAGCAATATAGCAGGTAAAAAAATCTTTGCTTTTTTAAATTATGTTTATGAAAATGCTAAAACTAAGCCTTTTATGAAGCTTTCATCTATGGTGTTTGAAAAGGAATTTTTAGATTATGGTAGAGAAATTTTATTTTATAATGAGAAATTATGGAAAAGAATTTACGAGGTTTCAACCATAGGTCATGAGTTTGGGCATATTTTCTTTGTGGCAAATGATAGTGAAAAGAAAATGAATGAAAGTGGAGTATTTAAAAATATAGAAGAGTTTAAAGCTACTGCAGGCGGACTTGTGAATTTCTTTTTACATGAAGAAGATGATTTAAAGCTCCCTGTGTTTTATGAGCTTATAAAAAGAGCTATAGGTTTAATTGCATGGCAAAGAGTAGAGGAGGTTAAACCTTATTATACAGAAGGTTTGATTCATTTATCTTTGCTGTTCAAAGCAGGGGTGTTATCTTTTACAAATAAGAAATTAAGCATTAAATTTGATGAGGAAGCTTATGAAAGCTTTAAAGACATATTCATGCAAAATTATTATAAATTAGCAAAGCATTATATGCTTAAAGAAGATGCAAAGCTTTATTTAGATGAATTTTGTGTTTTAGAAGATGAGGTGTTTTTACCACTTGATGATGAATGCAAAGAATTTGTAAAATATTACTACGAATTACATAAACTTTATGGTAATGAAATCGATGAAAGTGGGGAATTTGAAAAATACTCTAATGCAAAATAA
- a CDS encoding acyl-CoA thioesterase: MKDMGEPKLRVIAMPSNTNPAGNIFGGWIMSQIDLAGAIAARELSPQRVVTVAVDKIIFKEPIFVGDLVSCYAKIIKAGNTSITVEVEVVTQRANEYGRVYCMHVTSAVVTYVSVDKDGNKFPIDTDLKRLHGF, from the coding sequence ATGAAAGATATGGGAGAGCCTAAGCTAAGAGTTATAGCAATGCCAAGCAATACAAACCCTGCTGGCAATATCTTTGGAGGTTGGATCATGTCTCAAATTGATCTAGCCGGAGCTATTGCCGCAAGAGAACTTTCCCCGCAAAGAGTTGTAACAGTTGCAGTTGATAAAATCATTTTTAAAGAGCCAATTTTCGTAGGTGATTTGGTATCTTGCTATGCAAAAATCATCAAAGCAGGTAATACTTCTATTACCGTAGAAGTAGAAGTAGTTACCCAAAGAGCTAATGAATATGGCCGTGTGTATTGTATGCATGTAACTTCAGCTGTAGTAACTTATGTAAGCGTAGATAAAGATGGAAATAAATTTCCTATTGATACTGATTTAAAAAGATTGCACGGCTTTTAA
- a CDS encoding ribose-phosphate pyrophosphokinase has product MRGYKIFSGSANEEFAKKISKYLSLPLSNAGVKRFSDGEISIQIDESVRGKDVFIIQSTCAPTNDNLMELLIMTDALRRSSASSITAIIPYFGYARQDRKASPRVPITAKLVANLIESAGVDRVATIDLHAGQIQGFFDIPVDNLYGSIIFNDYIKNKNYKNPIIASPDIGGIARARSVAKALGLDIVIVDKRREKANESEVMNVIGDVKDKEVILVDDIIDTAGTIVKAAEVFKSKGAKSVIACCTHPVLSGVAYERIAKDALDELVVTDTIPLKQQMDKIKVLSVAPIFGEVIRRVYHNESVNSLFV; this is encoded by the coding sequence ATGCGTGGATATAAAATATTTTCTGGTTCAGCAAATGAAGAATTTGCTAAAAAAATCTCAAAATACCTTTCATTGCCTCTAAGCAATGCAGGTGTGAAGCGTTTTAGTGATGGTGAAATTAGCATTCAAATAGATGAAAGTGTGCGTGGTAAAGATGTCTTTATCATTCAAAGTACCTGTGCCCCAACCAATGATAATCTAATGGAACTTTTAATCATGACTGATGCATTGCGTCGCTCAAGTGCAAGCTCTATCACAGCTATCATCCCTTATTTTGGCTATGCTAGACAAGATAGAAAAGCAAGCCCTAGGGTACCTATTACTGCAAAATTAGTAGCAAATCTTATAGAATCAGCCGGTGTGGATAGAGTAGCTACCATAGACTTACATGCTGGACAAATTCAAGGCTTTTTTGATATACCTGTGGATAATCTTTATGGAAGTATTATTTTTAATGATTATATCAAAAATAAAAATTATAAAAATCCTATCATTGCAAGTCCTGATATAGGCGGTATAGCAAGAGCTAGAAGCGTAGCAAAAGCTTTGGGGCTTGATATAGTTATAGTAGATAAAAGACGCGAAAAAGCTAATGAAAGCGAAGTGATGAATGTCATTGGTGATGTAAAAGATAAAGAAGTGATTTTAGTAGATGATATCATCGATACAGCAGGAACCATAGTAAAAGCTGCTGAAGTATTTAAAAGCAAAGGTGCAAAGTCAGTTATAGCTTGCTGTACTCACCCTGTGCTTAGTGGCGTAGCTTATGAAAGAATAGCCAAAGATGCGCTTGATGAGCTAGTAGTAACTGACACTATACCTTTAAAACAACAAATGGATAAAATCAAAGTCCTAAGCGTAGCACCTATTTTTGGCGAGGTAATACGCAGAGTTTATCACAATGAAAGTGTAAATTCTTTATTTGTATAA
- the ruvB gene encoding Holliday junction branch migration DNA helicase RuvB — MDRIVEIEKFSPDETYETSLRPSNFDGYIGQENIKKNLEIFIKAAKKRNECLDHILFSGPAGLGKTTLANIISYEMNANIKTTAAPMIEKSGDLAAILTNLSEGDILFIDEIHRLSPAIEEVLYPAMEDFRLDIIIGSGPAAQTIKIDLPKFTLIGATTRAGMLSNPLRDRFGMQFRLEFYKNEELAIILEKAALKLNKTCEKKASLEIAKRSRSTPRIALRLLKRVRDFADVNDEEIISEKRAKEALDCLGVNELGFDAMDLRYLELLTEAKRKPIGLSSIAAALSEDENTIEDVIEPYLLANGYIERTAKGRIASLKSFDVLKLKYNKGLFDEK; from the coding sequence ATGGATAGAATCGTAGAGATTGAAAAATTTTCCCCTGATGAAACTTATGAAACAAGCCTAAGGCCTTCAAATTTTGACGGCTATATAGGACAAGAAAACATTAAAAAAAATTTAGAAATTTTTATCAAAGCTGCTAAAAAAAGAAATGAATGTTTAGATCATATCCTTTTTAGCGGACCTGCAGGACTTGGTAAAACAACTTTAGCAAACATTATCTCTTATGAAATGAATGCAAATATCAAAACTACAGCAGCCCCTATGATAGAAAAAAGCGGGGATTTAGCAGCGATTTTAACTAATCTTAGCGAAGGAGATATTTTATTTATCGATGAAATTCATCGTTTAAGTCCTGCTATAGAAGAAGTGCTTTATCCTGCTATGGAAGACTTTCGCCTTGATATTATCATAGGTAGTGGCCCTGCCGCACAAACGATAAAAATCGATTTGCCTAAATTTACACTCATTGGAGCTACTACAAGAGCAGGTATGCTAAGCAATCCTTTACGCGATCGCTTTGGTATGCAATTTCGCTTAGAATTTTATAAAAATGAAGAACTTGCCATCATTTTAGAAAAAGCAGCTCTAAAGCTTAATAAAACTTGTGAAAAAAAAGCTTCTTTAGAGATAGCCAAACGCAGTCGTTCTACCCCAAGAATTGCCCTAAGACTTCTAAAAAGAGTAAGAGATTTTGCTGATGTAAATGATGAAGAAATTATCAGCGAAAAAAGAGCTAAAGAGGCGCTTGATTGTTTAGGAGTAAATGAGCTTGGTTTTGATGCGATGGATTTAAGGTATTTGGAGCTTTTAACCGAAGCCAAAAGAAAACCTATAGGGCTTTCTAGTATAGCAGCAGCATTAAGCGAAGATGAAAATACTATAGAAGATGTGATAGAGCCGTATTTGCTAGCAAATGGCTATATAGAAAGGACAGCCAAAGGACGCATAGCGAGTTTAAAAAGCTTTGATGTATTAAAATTAAAATATAATAAAGGTTTATTTGATGAAAAATAG
- a CDS encoding AI-2E family transporter has product MKNSNFFLISFILIILFWVLYLFKPFLMNIAIASLMAVSTSNINIKFLKIFKGKKVVAAAATTIFMLALFFIPFVYAIIELVKAAKGFDISYFHNTLEYLKNYSLHLPETLSFIEPKIKEALTSIDLNSISKNVLTYLSSITKFGTKFLTDMVLICIFYFFANLYGTQLIGYIKTIVPMKKEETQGILSEVSNVMSVVFYSMVLNAILQGVLFAIITKFYGYDAILMGILFCFSSLIPVVGGALVYVPVSLYEFANNNLSGALVIFIYSVVMISFTADTLVKPYIIKWINKKLVQIPTQINELLIFFAMIAGISSFGFWGIILGPAILTFFISTLKLYVLLKERHFV; this is encoded by the coding sequence ATGAAAAATAGTAATTTTTTCTTAATTAGTTTTATATTGATTATTTTATTTTGGGTGCTTTATTTGTTTAAACCTTTTTTGATGAATATTGCCATAGCTAGTTTGATGGCTGTTTCAACTTCAAACATTAATATAAAATTTCTTAAAATTTTCAAAGGCAAAAAAGTCGTTGCTGCAGCAGCTACGACTATATTTATGTTAGCATTGTTTTTTATACCTTTTGTATATGCTATTATAGAATTAGTTAAAGCTGCAAAAGGTTTTGATATAAGCTATTTTCATAATACTTTAGAGTATCTTAAAAATTATTCTTTGCATTTACCTGAAACTTTAAGCTTTATAGAACCAAAAATCAAAGAAGCCTTAACAAGCATTGATTTAAATTCTATCTCTAAAAATGTCTTAACCTATCTTTCTAGCATAACTAAATTCGGAACTAAATTTCTAACAGATATGGTATTAATTTGCATATTTTACTTCTTTGCTAATCTTTATGGAACGCAACTCATTGGTTATATCAAAACCATAGTTCCTATGAAAAAAGAAGAAACACAAGGCATTTTAAGCGAAGTGAGTAATGTAATGTCTGTGGTGTTTTATTCTATGGTATTAAATGCTATTTTACAAGGGGTGCTTTTTGCCATCATCACTAAATTTTATGGATATGATGCTATTTTAATGGGGATATTATTTTGTTTTAGCTCTTTAATCCCAGTAGTAGGCGGGGCTTTAGTTTATGTGCCTGTTTCTTTATATGAATTTGCAAACAACAACCTAAGCGGTGCTTTAGTGATTTTCATCTATAGCGTGGTAATGATTTCTTTTACAGCAGATACTTTAGTAAAACCTTACATCATCAAATGGATTAATAAAAAACTAGTTCAAATCCCAACACAAATCAACGAACTTTTGATTTTCTTTGCAATGATAGCAGGAATTTCAAGTTTTGGTTTTTGGGGTATTATACTCGGTCCTGCTATTTTGACTTTTTTTATTTCAACTTTAAAATTATATGTGCTTTTAAAAGAAAGACATTTTGTATAA